In one Liolophura sinensis isolate JHLJ2023 chromosome 11, CUHK_Ljap_v2, whole genome shotgun sequence genomic region, the following are encoded:
- the LOC135477521 gene encoding solute carrier family 28 member 3-like — protein MQRKEKYEITDSPPDSTSHSKENNDDVYEEKKDGVINPGYSSSNETIGSSHFEIEPVTNGHPQNLSTGNAANRSGYSRTVQIIQTSVRNFYDRHEDPFWMAFKVVLAILYFIYFGFALAYSFGDEGSIRLLVVTILVTVFIITRIVCGLCGDGCMLPYRRIKNMVKSMSPSQKKKYARFMTWFYIFFMIGYFAFIVIWVIVDVGLKNPENLLSAAGVAIFILLFYIFSYNPAAVTWRPVLWGMYIQFAFALLILRWEVGFQAFKWLGDRIQEFLAHTDAGAIFVFGDSYMNHFFAFKVLPVIVFFSTMMSILYYWGVMQFVIRHIARVLAFALGTSPAESLNAAGNIFIGQTEAPLMIRPFLKKLTNSELHAVMTGGFATIAGSVMAAYISYGVPANHLIAASVMSAPAALAMSKLFYPQIEEVQADGDDVYNMAESEHSNVLAAASEGASTSIGLVANIAANLIAFIAILAFVNATLKWFGHRIGMYNPELTFEWICSYVFWPVPFFMGVHVEDCRRVAELIGVKTFLNEFVAYTRLAVFLENRKTLVEYNDLGWDNVTCTHINNGDIYLNATNVTLVGGVMTDRSEVITTYALCGFSNIGSIGIMIGGLGALAPERKTDITKTVVRAMIAGNVACFLTACIAGLLYQPPIDPLAGNITCGNDFIYQQ, from the exons ATCGGCTCAAGCCATTTTGAAATAGAACCCGTCACTAACGGTCACCCACAAAACCTTTCGACTGGAAATGCTGCAAATAGAAGCGGTTATTCACGTACAGTACAGATTATACAGACCTCGGTCAGAAATTTCTACGATCGTCACGAGGATCCGTTTTGGATGGCTTTCAAAGTCGTACTTGctattctttatttcatttactttgGCTTTGCCTTGGCCTATAGTTTCGGGGACGAGGGTTCCATCCGTCTTCTCGTGGTGACAATACTCGTCACTGTTTTCATTATTACTAGAATTGTTTGTGGACTGTGTGGAGATGGATGCATGTTACCTTATCGGAGAATCAAAAACATGGTGAAATCAATGTCACCgtcacaaaaaaagaaatatgccCGGTTTATGACATG GTTCTACATCTTCTTCATGATTGGCTATTTCGCATTCATTGTGATCTGGGTCATCGTAGACGTGGGTCTGAAGAACCCCGAAAATCTGCTCTCCGCCGCAGGGGTTGCCATCTTCATCCTCCTCTTCTACATATTCTCCTATAACCCAGCTGCG GTGACGTGGCGCCCTGTCCTATGGGGAATGTACATCCAGTTTGCCTTCGCACTGCTCATATTGCGCTGGGAAGTCGGCTTCCAGGCATTCAAATGGTTAGGGGATCGCATTCAGGAATTCCTTGCTCATACAGATGCTGGGGCTATATTTGTGTTTGGAGATTCCTACATGAACCATTTCTTCGCATTCAAG GTGTTGCCCGTGATTGTATTTTTCAGCACGATGATGTCTATCCTGTACTACTGGGGCGTCATGCAGTTTGTCATCCGCCATATTGCCAGAGTGCTCGCATTCGCGCTGGGCACGTCGCCGGCCGAGTCGCTAAACGCTGCGGGCAACATCTTCATCGGCCAG ACCGAGGCCCCGCTCATGATTCGTCCCTTCCTAAAAAAGCTGACGAATTCCGAGCTTCATGCCGTCATGACAGGCGGCTTCGCTACCATCGCTGGGTCGGTCATGGCTGCGTACATCAGTTACGGG GTACCAGCCAACCATCTGATTGCTGCGTCCGTCATGTCAGCGCCGGCAGCTCTGGCCATGAGTAAGCTGTTTTACCCTCAGATAGAGGAGGTCCAGGCCGACGGCGACGACGTGTACAACATGGCGGAATC GGAACATTCTAATGTGTTAGCAGCAGCGTCAGAAGGGGCCAGTACGAGCATAGGACTCGTCGCCAACATTGCTGCCAACCTGATCGCCTTCATTGCTATACTCGCTTTTGTAAATGCCACTCTCAAATGGTTTGGTCACAGAATTGGAATGTACAACCCTGAGCTTACGTTCGAG TGGATATGTTCCTATGTATTCTGGCCAGTGCCTTTCTTTATGGGGGTCCACGTAGAAGATTGTCGCCGAGTAGCAGAGCTAATCGGCGTGAAAACTTTCCTGAACGAGTTCGTGGCGTATACGCGTCTCGCGGTATTCCTCGAGAATCGGAAAACGCTTGTGGAGTACAATGATCTGGGCTGGGACAATGTCACATGCACGCACATCAACAATGGTGATATCTACCTTAACGCTACTAACGTCACGCTTGTCGGGGGAGTCATGACG GACCGATCTGAAGTGATCACGACCTACGCTCTCTGTGGCTTCTCTAATATCGGCTCTATTGGGATTATGATTGGTGGCCTTGGAGCGCTGGCCCCCGAGAGGAAAACGGACATCACCAAAACGGTTGTCCGTGCCATGATCGCTGGCAACGTCGCCTGCTTCTTAACGGCCTGTATTGCAG GCTTGTTGTACCAGCCACCGATCGATCCATTGGCAGGCAATATCACGTGTGGAAACGACTTTATTTACCAACAGTAA